In the Olleya sp. Hel_I_94 genome, one interval contains:
- a CDS encoding helix-turn-helix domain-containing protein, with the protein MNKTIYIKNMVCPRCISAVSHILDQQKIRYTSIKLGEVKLLSTLDSKTKSGLSQSLLNSGFSLIDNRKSQLIEQMKTLVVDKIHHSSGELHIKWGEYISQNLHLDYKYLGSLFSSVESITLEQYIINQKIERVKELIIYDELTLSQIAFKLDYSSVAYLSNQFKKVTGMTPTKFKKSTNKNRKSLDEI; encoded by the coding sequence ATGAATAAGACTATTTACATAAAAAATATGGTATGCCCAAGATGTATATCTGCGGTATCACATATTTTAGACCAACAGAAAATACGCTACACTTCTATCAAATTGGGAGAGGTCAAATTACTTTCTACATTAGATTCTAAAACAAAATCAGGTCTGTCCCAATCACTTCTAAACTCAGGGTTTAGTTTAATAGACAATCGTAAAAGTCAGCTTATTGAACAAATGAAGACTTTGGTCGTAGATAAAATTCATCATTCTTCAGGGGAATTACATATAAAATGGGGAGAATATATAAGTCAAAACCTACATCTCGATTATAAATATCTTGGTTCACTGTTCTCATCTGTTGAAAGTATTACGCTTGAACAATATATCATCAATCAGAAGATTGAGCGTGTAAAAGAATTAATAATCTATGATGAATTAACATTGAGTCAGATAGCTTTTAAACTTGACTATAGTAGTGTCGCCTATCTAAGTAATCAATTTAAAAAAGTTACGGGAATGACGCCTACAAAATTCAAAAAAAGCACCAATAAGAACCGAAAATCTTTGGATGAAATTTAA